The following are from one region of the Juglans regia cultivar Chandler chromosome 10, Walnut 2.0, whole genome shotgun sequence genome:
- the LOC109021052 gene encoding pentatricopeptide repeat-containing protein At3g62890-like yields MKAKHKLRHAVDLLYSRGSATSDAYTRLVLECVRANEVDQAKRLQHHMELHFFQPANTFLQNRLLHLYAKSGKVLDARSLFDKMLNRDVFSWNAMLSAYAKTGSVEDLRATFDQMHFRDSVSYNTMIAGFAGNECSSEAIEVFVSMQKEGFEPTEYTHVSALHACSQLLDLRRGKQIHGRVLVANLSGNVFIWNALTDMYAKCSDIDRARWLFDRMLNKNVVSWNSIISGYVKNRHPEKCIELFCEMKSLGMKPDQVTVSNVLGAYFQCGCVDEASRIFTEIEEKDKICWTTMIVGNAQNGREEDALMFFSSMLLANIRPDSFTISSVVSSCAKLASLYHGLAVHGKAVHIGVEHDLLVSSALVDMYCKCGVTADAWMVFKMMPTWNVVSWNAMIGGYAQNGKDLEALALYEKMLQENFKPDNVTFVGVLSACIHARLTEKGQAYFDSISRQHGMTPTLDHYACMINLLGRTGYINEAVDLIEGMPHEPNCLIWSTILSVSAISHDVKHAEMAAKHLFELDPLNAGPYIMLSNLYATCGRWKDVASMRSLMKHKNIKKYAAYSWIEIDNKVHKFVSEDRTHPETEQIYEELNSLIRKLQKAGFTADTNLVLHDVGEKEKYESISYHSEKLALAYWLIQKPHGETPIRIIKNIRVCGDCHEFMKFVSKIIGRPIILRDSNRFHHFIGGKCSCKDNW; encoded by the coding sequence atgaaGGCCAAGCACAAGCTTCGCCACGCCGTAGACCTCTTGTACTCTCGTGGTTCTGCTACCTCCGATGCGTACACACGTCTCGTGCTCGAATGTGTCCGAGCCAACGAAGTCGACCAAGCCAAGCGATTGCAACATCACATGGAGCTTCACTTCTTTCAACCAGCCAACACTTTCCTTCAGAATCGTCTTCTTCATTTGTATGCTAAATCCGGTAAAGTTTTGGATGCTCGAAGTCTGTTCGACAAAATGCTTAACAGGGACGTTTTCTCCTGGAATGCTATGCTCTCCGCTTATGCAAAGACGGGGTCGGTTGAGGATTTGCGGGCAACTTTTGATCAGATGCATTTCCGTGATTCTGTTTCATACAATACGATGATAGCAGGTTTTGCGGGGAATGAATGTTCAAGCGAGGCCATAGAAGTTTTTGTGAGCATGCAGAAGGAGGGCTTCGAGCCTACTGAATATACCCACGTGAGTGCATTACATGCATGCTCACAGTTATTGGATTTGAGGCGTGGGAAACAGATTCATGGTAGGGTTCTTGTGGCTAACTTGTCTGGGAATGTGTTTATTTGGAATGCCTTGACAGATATGTATGCCAAATGCAGCGACATTGATCGTGCGAGATGGTTGTTTGATCGGATGCTTAATAAGAATGTGGTTTCATGGAATTCAATTATCTCTGGGTATGTGAAAAATAGGCATCCCGAGAAATGCATTGAATTATTCTGTGAAATGAAGTCATTGGGTATGAAGCCGGACCAAGTTACAGTTTCTAATGTTCTTGGTGCTTACTTTCAATGTGGATGCGTAGATGAAGCTAGTAGGATATTTACTGAGATTGAGGAGAAGGATAAGATCTGTTGGACGACAATGATAGTAGGGAATGCGCAAAATGGGAGAGAAGAGGATGCTTTGATGTTTTTCAGTTCAATGCTACTAGCAAATATCAGACCTGATAGTTTTACCATTTCAAGTGTAGTTAGTTCCTGTGCCAAATTAGCTTCTTTATATCATGGCCTGGCTGTTCATGGGAAGGCAGTTCATATAGGAGTTGAGCATGATTTGCTTGTGTCTAGTGCCCTTGTTGATATGTATTGCAAGTGTGGAGTCACTGCAGATGCTTGGATGGTTTTCAAAATGATGCCAACTTGGAATGTGGTTTCTTGGAATGCGATGATCGGGGGCTATGCACAAAATGGAAAGGATTTAGAGGCATTGGCCCTCTATGAGAAAATGTTGCAAGAAAACTTCAAACCTGATAATGTAACTTTTGTAGGTGTTTTATCTGCTTGTATCCATGCTCGTCTAACTGAAAAAGGACAAGCATATTTTGATTCTATCAGCAGACAGCATGGAATGACACCCACTTTGGATCATTACGCATGCATGATCAATCTCCTTGGCCGTACAGGTTACATCAACGAAGCAGTAGATCTTATTGAAGGTATGCCCCATGAACCGAATTGCCTAATCTGGTCTACCATTCTATCTGTTAGTGCAATCAGCCATGATGTCAAACATGCTGAGATGGCAGCAAAACATCTCTTTGAATTAGATCCACTCAATGCTGGACCTTACATCATGCTTTCCAACTTGTATGCCACTTGTGGAAGATGGAAAGATGTGGCATCCATGAGATCTCTCATGAAgcacaagaatataaaaaagtatgCTGCTTACAGTTGGATTGAGATTGATAACAAAGTCCACAAATTTGTATCAGAAGATCGGACGCatccagaaacagaacagatttatGAAGAACTAAACAGTCTGATTAGGAAACTCCAGAAAGCTGGGTTTACTGCTGATACGAACTTGGTTCTACATGATGTGGGAGAGAAGGAAAAGTATGAATCGATCTCTTACCACAGCGAGAAACTTGCTCTTGCATATTGGTTAATTCAGAAACCTCATGGAGAAACACCAATAAGGATTATAAAGAACATTCGTGTTTGTGGAGACTGCCATGAATTTATGAAGTTTGTATCCAAGATAATTGGTCGTCCAATTATCTTGAGAGATTCAAAtagatttcatcatttcattGGAGGGAAGTGCTCCTGCAAAGACAACTGGTAA
- the LOC109021054 gene encoding protein FAR-RED IMPAIRED RESPONSE 1-like: MDVNIKYSDNACDELGIDKEIGGDETIEEPTVGMQFSSVEEVHAYYMKYGKKKGFGVSKRNSRQNDDGTVRWFCLACSRGGISKSRTANVMKPRQTVKMGCKARINAVFNDEGVYTISKVILDHTHACSPGKTRHFRCFKKVDARVAKRLEINDETKIGLSNNFKSVVVEAEGYDNVTFGENECRNYIDNARRLRLGVGGGVALCNYFEDMQKRNPEFYYKIDVDNEMRLKNMFWADARSRAMYESFGDVITFDTTYLTNAYKMSFASFVGVNHHGQSILFGCGLISSEDAYTFEWLFESWLQCMNNQPPNAIITDQDNAMKIAISRVLSISRHRFCLWHIMKRLPEKFGSHCRYGEIKSAIHRCVYDSFSEHEFEEHWCHMLNTYDLHENAWLVSLYSDRHFWVPTYVKNTFWAGMSTTQPSEGMNAFFGDYIHSRTTLNQFVDQYDSALKRNVENETIANFKSFNTNIPCISRYPFEKQFQSAYTLAKFKEVQDELRGFLYLTTKEMGCESGRYTFVVVDEVQVGDDLLKRVTFIVKVDQDPLDVECSCKLFEFRGILCRHALRILTQMGQHTIPSKYILDRWRKDVKRKYTFVKSSYDTSSIDDTRRYDRIQNCFYELCFNASKAESSCLKLISQIEQLKTQYHGIADHDTSNTVDTTN, from the coding sequence ATGGATGTCAACATAAAATATTCAGATAATGCGTGTGATGAGTTAGGAATTGATAAGGAGATTGGAGGTGATGAAACTATTGAAGAACCTACGGTTGGAATGCAATTTTCATCTGTAGAAGAAGTGCATGCTTACTATATGAAGTATGGTAAGAAAAAAGGGTTTGGGGTATCCAAAAGGAATTCTAGACAGAATGACGATGGGACGGTAAGATGGTTTTGCTTGGCATGCTCGCGAGGAGGCATATCAAAGAGTAGGACTGCCAATGTTATGAAACCAAGACAAACGGTAAAGATGGGGTGTAAGGCTAGGATTAATGCGGTATTCAATGATGAAGGTGTATATACTATATCTAAGGTGATATTGGATCACACACACGCCTGTAGTCCGGGAAAGACAAGACATTTCAGATGCTTTAAGAAGGTTGATGCTCGTGTCGCTAAGAGACTTGAAATAAATGACGAGACAAAAATAGGATTGtccaataattttaagtctGTGGTTGTTGAGGCGGAGGGTTATGATAATGTAACATTCGGGGAGAATGAGTGTCGAAACTACATTGACAATGCACGACGACTTCGTCTTGGGGTTGGAGGCGGTGTAGCTCTATGTAACTATTTCGAAgatatgcaaaaaagaaatccagagttttattataagatagacGTTGACAATGAGATGcggttaaaaaatatgttttgggcAGATGCTCGGAGTAGAGCTATGTATGAATCATTCGGGGATGTGATTACATTTGATACAACATATCTGACTAATGCATATAAAATGTCTTTTGCATCGTTTGTAGGTGTGAACCACCATGGGCAGTCAATCCTATTCGGATGCGGATTGATATCCAGTGAGGACGCATATACATTCGAGTGGTTATTTGAGTCATGGTTGCAGTGTATGAATAACCAACCGCCAAATGCAATCATCACAGACCAAGACAATGCCATGAAAATTGCAATCTCGAGGGTGTTATCAATTTCTAGGCATCGATTCTGCTTGTGGCATATAATGAAAAGGCTTCCTGAGAAGTTTGGATCACATTGTCGATATGGAGAAATCAAGAGTGCTATACATAGGTGCGTTTATGACTCTTTCAGTGAGCATGAGTTTGAGGAACATTGGTGTCATATGCTCAATACATATGATTTGCATGAGAATGCATGGTTGGTATCACTGTATAGTGATCGGCATTTTTGGGTGCCGACCTATGTTAAAAACACATTTTGGGCAGGAATGTCAACTACACAACCGAGTGAAGgaatgaatgcattttttggtgACTACATTCACTCTAGAACTACTCTGAATCAATTTGTTGACCAGTATGATTCAGCCCTTAAGAGGAATGTAGAGAATGAAACAATTGCTAACTTTAAATCTTTTAACACAAACATTCCTTGCATCAGTCGCTATCCTTTTGAGAAGCAATTTCAAAGTGCATATACTCTTGCTAAGTTTAAAGAAGTACAAGATGAATTGCGAGGATTTCTATATTTGACTACTAAGGAGATGGGGTGTGAGAGTGGTAGATATACGTTCGTTGTTGTGGATGAGGTTCAAGTTGGTGATGACTTATTAAAACGTGTAACCTTTATTGTCAAAGTTGATCAAGATCCCCTTGATGTGGAATGCAGTTGTAAGTTATTTGAGTTTAGAGGTATTTTGTGCAGGCACGCTCTCCGTATCTTAACTCAGATGGGCCAACATACAATACCATCAAAATACATCTTGGATCGGTGGAGGAAAGATGTTAAGCGAAAATACACCTTTGTGAAAAGTAGTTATGACACTAGTAGTATCGACGATACGCGAAGGTATGATAGGATCCAAAATTGCTTCTATGAACTATGTTTTAATGCTTCAAAGGCCGAGAGCAGTTGTCTTAAATTGATTAGTCAGATAGAACAATTGAAGACACAGTATCATGGTATTGCTGATCATGATACTAGCAACACAGTTGATACAACTAATTAA